A single genomic interval of Corvus cornix cornix isolate S_Up_H32 chromosome 1, ASM73873v5, whole genome shotgun sequence harbors:
- the GJB2 gene encoding gap junction beta-2 protein has product MDWGTLQAVLGGVNKHSTSIGKIWLTVLFIFRIMILVVAAERVWGDEQQDFVCNTLQPGCRNVCYDHFFPISHIRLWALQLIFVSTPALLVAMHVAYTRHEKKRRFRNGEKIDIEELKNEKIHIRGPLWWTYTSSIFFRIVFEAVFMYVFYYMYDGYQMPRLVKCDAWPCPNTVDCFVSRPTEKTTFTIFMLAVSGICMMLNLAELCYLVIKICMKESRRTTVLK; this is encoded by the coding sequence ATGGACTGGGGAACTCTGCAGGCTGTTTTGGGAGGTGTAAATAAGCACTCCACCAGTATCGGGAAGATCTGGCTCACAGTCCTCTTCATCTTCCGTATCATGATCCTGGTTGTGGCTGCAGAAAGAGTCTGGGGAGATGAACAGCAAGATTTTGTCTGCAACACACTTCAGCCTGgctgcagaaatgtttgctATGATCACTTTTTCCCCATCTCTCACATCAGACTCTGGGCCTTGCAGCTGATCTTTGTCTCCACACCTGCGCTGCTTGTGGCCATGCATGTGGCTTACACCAGGCATGAGAAGAAAAGGCGGTTCAGAAATGGTGAGAAAATTGATATTGAAGagctaaaaaatgaaaagattcaCATTCGGGGCCCCTTGTGGTGGACATACACTAGCAGCATCTTCTTCAGGATCGTCTTTGAAGCCGTCTTCATGTACGTTTTCTATTACATGTACGATGGCTACCAGATGCCTCGCCTGGTGAAGTGCGATGCTTGGCCTTGCCCCAACACTGtggattgttttgtttctcGGCCCACTGAGAAAACCACATTTACTATTTTCATGCTTGCTGTATCTGGAATCTGCATGATGTTGAATCTGGCTGAGTTGTGCTACCTAGTGATAAAAATTTGCATGAAAGAATCCAGGAGAACAACAGTTTTGAAATAA
- the LOC104690029 gene encoding gap junction beta-6 protein, whose product MDWGALHTILGGVNKHSTSIGKIWLTVLFIFRIMILVVAAERVWGDEQDDFVCNTLQPGCRNVCYDHFFPISHIRLWALQLIFVSTPALLVAMHVAYRRHEKKRQFRKGDQKCEYKDIEEIRKQRFRIEGSLWWTYTSSIFFRLIFEAVFMYAFYFMYDGFRMPRLMKCNAWPCPNTVDCFVSRPTEKTVFTIFMIAVSSICILLNVAELCYLLTKFFLRRSKKAGNSKQQPNHENKEETKQNEMNELISDSCQNTVIGFSSS is encoded by the coding sequence ATGGATTGGGGAGCTCTGCATACCATTTTGGGAGGTGTAAATAAGCACTCCACCAGTATCGGGAAGATTTGGCTCACAGTCCTCTTCATCTTCCGTATCATGATCCTGGTTGTGGCTGCAGAAAGAGTCTGGGGAGATGAACAAGATGACTTTGTCTGCAACACACTTCAGCCTGgctgcagaaatgtttgctATGATCACTTTTTCCCCATCTCTCACATCAGACTCTGGGCCTTGCAGCTGATCTTTGTTTCCACACCTGCACTACTGGTGGCCATGCATGTGGCTTACAGGAGGCATGAGAAGAAAAGGCAGTTCAGAAAAGGAGACCAGAAATGTGAATACAAGGACATCgaagaaatcagaaaacagaGGTTTCGTATTGAGGGCTCCTTGTGGTGGACATACACCAGTAGCATCTTTTTCAGACTGATCTTTGAAGCAGTCTTCATGTACGCGTTTTATTTCATGTACGATGGGTTCCGAATGCCTCGCTTAATGAAGTGTAATGCCTGGCCCTGCCCCAACACTGTAGACTGCTTTGTTTCCCGACCTACTGAAAAGACGGTGTTCACTATTTTCATGATTGCTGTGTCCAGCATTTGCATTCTTTTAAATGTGGCTGAATTATGTTACTTACTGACAAAatttttcctcagaaggtcTAAAAAAGCTGGAAATTCGAAACAGCAACCCAACCATGAGAATAAggaagaaaccaaacaaaatgaaatgaacGAGTTAATATCTGATAGCTGCCAGAACACAGTTATAGGGTTTTCAAGTAGCTAA